The following proteins are encoded in a genomic region of Alistipes shahii WAL 8301:
- a CDS encoding glycosyltransferase, whose amino-acid sequence MKITILGPAHPYRGGLASIMEIMARTFQRRGDEVDIKTFTLQYPSLLFPGESQTVATPPPADLRICRCVNTMNPLNWVRVGRRIRRERPDFVLMKYWTPFMAPCFGTIARIARGNGHTKVLCQIDNVEPHEHHLTDKPFNRYYLHSVDGFVYMSEQVHSELRAYSDAPALFSPHPLFENFGERVERSEACVRLGLDPANRYVLFFGLIRDYKGLDLLLDAWAQLRRAGRTEGRRLIVAGEFYTAREPYLNRIADNGLQDEVLLHDRFIPDDDVKYYFSAADFVVQPYKTATQSGVTQIAYQFCVPMVVTKVGGLAEIVPDGRVGYVCEPTPEGVAGAIERMYEGDTLQRFRENCVEERRRFSWEEMCSRITELYGLVASGK is encoded by the coding sequence ATGAAAATAACGATTTTAGGACCTGCCCATCCCTACCGCGGGGGCCTGGCCTCGATCATGGAGATCATGGCCCGCACGTTCCAGCGGCGGGGCGACGAGGTCGACATCAAGACCTTCACGCTGCAATATCCCTCGCTGCTGTTTCCCGGCGAGAGCCAGACGGTTGCGACGCCTCCGCCTGCGGACCTCCGCATCTGCCGCTGCGTCAATACGATGAATCCGCTGAACTGGGTGCGCGTCGGCCGCCGGATACGCCGCGAGCGTCCCGATTTCGTGCTGATGAAGTACTGGACGCCCTTCATGGCCCCCTGTTTCGGGACCATTGCCCGCATCGCCCGCGGCAACGGCCATACGAAGGTGCTGTGCCAGATCGACAACGTCGAGCCGCACGAACACCACCTGACCGACAAACCCTTCAACCGCTACTACCTGCATTCGGTGGACGGCTTCGTCTACATGTCCGAGCAGGTGCACAGCGAACTTCGCGCGTACAGCGACGCTCCGGCCCTGTTTTCGCCGCACCCGCTGTTCGAGAACTTCGGCGAGCGGGTCGAACGCTCCGAGGCGTGCGTGCGTCTGGGGCTGGACCCTGCGAACCGCTACGTGCTTTTCTTCGGGCTGATCCGCGATTACAAGGGGCTTGACCTGCTGCTCGACGCCTGGGCGCAGCTCCGGCGTGCGGGCCGCACCGAGGGCCGCCGGCTGATCGTGGCGGGGGAGTTCTACACCGCCCGGGAGCCGTATCTGAACCGGATCGCCGACAACGGATTGCAGGACGAGGTGCTGCTCCACGACCGCTTCATCCCCGACGACGACGTGAAATATTATTTTTCGGCGGCGGATTTCGTCGTCCAGCCCTACAAGACCGCCACGCAGAGCGGCGTGACGCAGATAGCCTACCAGTTCTGCGTGCCGATGGTCGTCACGAAAGTCGGGGGACTGGCCGAGATCGTGCCCGACGGCCGGGTGGGGTATGTCTGCGAACCCACGCCCGAAGGGGTTGCCGGCGCCATCGAACGGATGTACGAAGGGGACACGCTTCAACGCTTCCGGGAAAACTGCGTCGAGGAACGCCGCCGCTTTTCGTGGGAGGAGATGTGCAGCCGCATCACGGAGCTGTACGGGCTGGTGGCTTCCGGAAAATAG
- a CDS encoding ferritin-like domain-containing protein codes for MESATKTQAKNKYQVSIDLLNDAVGKEIATSLQYMYFHTHFEDDRYQYLSKIMREISIAEMRHIEEFSDRILFLQGDVDMNASFRTRQVTDVKEMLRMAMQLEQSTIDSYNEASRIASENKDAVTHKMFQDIIGEEEQHLDTFRTELQNLIDYGEEYLALQSAAGSKHTSKSFNHSGGGE; via the coding sequence ATGGAGAGCGCAACCAAAACACAAGCGAAAAACAAGTATCAGGTAAGCATCGACCTGCTGAACGATGCCGTGGGCAAGGAGATCGCCACTTCGTTGCAGTACATGTATTTCCACACTCATTTCGAGGACGACCGCTACCAGTATCTCTCGAAGATCATGCGCGAGATTTCGATCGCCGAGATGCGCCACATCGAGGAGTTCTCCGACCGCATCCTGTTCCTGCAGGGCGACGTGGACATGAACGCCTCGTTCCGCACCCGGCAGGTCACCGACGTGAAGGAGATGCTGCGCATGGCCATGCAGCTGGAGCAGAGTACGATCGACAGCTACAACGAAGCCTCGCGCATCGCCTCGGAGAACAAGGACGCCGTAACGCACAAGATGTTTCAGGACATCATCGGCGAGGAGGAGCAGCATCTCGACACCTTCCGCACCGAGTTGCAGAACCTGATCGACTACGGCGAGGAGTACCTCGCGCTGCAATCGGCCGCCGGCAGCAAGCATACGTCGAAGAGTTTCAACCATTCCGGCGGCGGCGAATAG
- a CDS encoding acyl-[acyl-carrier-protein] thioesterase → MAEKSRYNYRVEPQDVDFTLRATIPSLGGSILNTAGIDAHGKGFGVDALNADNHSWVLSRMAVEFDCQPTQYTDYTVATWISDYGRVLSTRNFTLTDAAGREFGRAVTQWAMIDLQSRSAIDLSWVGDAHADAIVDAAPPTDKPRKIRAVSPTATAEHRVVYSDIDFNRHVNTMRYIEMMLDMLPVDMLTQEAPVRLDIHFLKECRFGQTLTVGCELRGRSALFEISADGAAAAVRASIEWK, encoded by the coding sequence ATGGCTGAAAAATCTCGCTATAATTACCGGGTTGAACCGCAGGACGTGGATTTCACGCTGCGGGCGACAATCCCTTCGCTGGGCGGCTCGATACTCAACACCGCGGGCATCGACGCCCACGGCAAGGGGTTCGGAGTCGATGCGCTGAATGCCGACAACCATTCGTGGGTGCTTTCGCGCATGGCCGTCGAATTCGACTGCCAGCCCACGCAGTACACCGACTACACCGTGGCTACGTGGATCAGCGATTACGGCCGGGTGCTCTCGACGCGAAACTTCACGCTGACCGATGCCGCAGGCCGCGAATTCGGCCGCGCCGTGACGCAGTGGGCGATGATCGACCTGCAGAGCCGTTCGGCGATCGACCTCTCGTGGGTGGGCGATGCGCATGCCGACGCCATCGTCGATGCCGCGCCCCCGACGGACAAGCCGCGCAAGATCCGTGCGGTAAGCCCTACCGCGACGGCCGAACACCGCGTGGTTTACAGCGACATCGACTTCAACCGCCACGTCAACACGATGCGCTATATCGAAATGATGCTCGACATGCTGCCCGTCGACATGCTGACGCAGGAGGCTCCGGTGCGGCTGGACATTCATTTCCTGAAAGAGTGCCGCTTCGGGCAGACGCTGACGGTGGGGTGCGAGTTGCGCGGGCGTTCGGCGCTGTTCGAAATTTCGGCCGACGGCGCTGCGGCTGCCGTGCGTGCCTCTATCGAATGGAAATAG